From one Mycolicibacterium sp. HK-90 genomic stretch:
- a CDS encoding SDR family oxidoreductase gives MGPRRHTRVGRRNHPCPGGHGKDHRHCQICRAGEPARRDGIRRRQSCVLAAIASWAHKITRSSSDVNGVCPGPTGTRRCDSLPEPVRDGPTRSIPLRGVAKSETVVNAAPRFGSDGASKITGQVRSVSGCLTVAG, from the coding sequence ATCGGCCCCCGCCGACACACTCGTGTCGGGAGAAGAAACCATCCCTGCCCGGGAGGGCACGGCAAAGATCATCGGCATTGCCAGATATGTCGGGCGGGTGAACCGGCTCGGCGAGACGGCATACGCCGGCGCCAGAGTTGCGTCCTCGCCGCCATCGCGTCGTGGGCGCACAAGATCACCCGAAGTTCGAGCGACGTCAACGGTGTTTGCCCTGGACCGACCGGCACCCGGCGGTGTGATTCGCTTCCGGAGCCGGTGCGGGACGGACCGACCAGGTCGATCCCGCTCCGTGGTGTGGCGAAATCTGAGACGGTTGTAAACGCCGCGCCGCGCTTCGGCTCCGACGGTGCCAGCAAGATTACTGGCCAAGTCCG